GGTCCTGAAGAAGATGGAGAAGGACTCCGCCATCACCGAGGACGACCTGAAGAAATACACCAGGGAGGTCCAGGACGCGACGGACGAATACATCAAAAAGGTCGATGAGGCCTATAAGGCGAAGGAGAAGGAAGTCCTGGAGGACTGACCCGACGGAGAACGCCCGGAGATTTTCTGGAGGAGAGCCTGATGGAAGAGCAGAATCAATACACCTCGCCCGAATACGAGGGGTTTAAGCAGAAGCTGCGCAGGATTATCGGACTGGACCTGAATTCCTACAAAAATCAGATTCATCGGCGGGTCCACATGCTGATGGATCGCTGGAACGTCAAGACCTACGACGACTATTTCAACACGATCAAGAACGACGACAAAAAGTTGAGGGAGTTTCTGGACCACCTGACGATTAACGTGTCGGAGTTCTTCCGCAACGACAGCCAGTGGTGGAAGCTGAGGGACAAGCTCATTCCCGAGTTGATCAAGAAGCGGGGCCACAAGCGGCTGAAGCTGTGGAGCGCCGGCTGCGCCACGGGCGAGGAGCCGTATTCCCTGGCCATCCTGTCGGCCGTCTGCGGCCTGGACGCCTCGACCCCAGTGCTGGCCGCCGACATCGACCAGGGAGCCATCGCCATCGCCCAGAAGGGCGTCTACCTGAAGCGGCAGCTCTTGAACGTCCCCCCGGAGTACCTCTCCAAGTACTTCACAACCCGTGACGGGGGCGAGACCTACGAGGTGAACGCCGAGATCAAGCGGCGCGTGTCGTTCAAGCGCTTCAATATGATCGACGACGCCTTCGGCGGCGGGTTCGACGTCATCCTTTGCCGTAACGTCGTCATCTACTTCACGGCGGAGACCAAGGCCCTGCTCTACGTCAAGTTCTTCAACGCCCTGGCCCCCGGTGGGTATTTCCTGGTCGGGTCCACGGAACAGATCTTCGACTACAAGAAGATGGGATTCGAGATGGCGGGGCCGTTCCTCTATACGAGAAAATAAATCGGCCGGGCCAGGCGGCCCGGCCCTCCGCCCCCGGCCACCCGGCCGGGGGCACGGGAGTCCTACTTTCCGCCTCGTTTCATGGTCTCCTTCATCAGCACGTCGTGCGCCCCGCCCTCGGAGATCGTCATGGGCGAGACCAGGGGCAGCCGCGCCTTCTCCCTCATCTCGGTGTTCGAGGGGAGAATGGTGGCGACAAGGCGTCTCAGTCCCGCCTTAAAAAGCGCACATCAGGGCGGTCCCTGTTGGGGACCGCCCTGATGTTTGTCCAAAAGAGATCTGGTTCGCTTTGCGAGCCTATGCTTTCTTTTTCAGCAGCAGCGATGCTGCGAGGAGCAGCGCAAGGCCGCCCAACCCGGCGTCGCCCACTGGCGTCGATAGCGCGGCAACGGTGCCGCGCATCGACGTAAGCGAACGACACGCCCCGCGAGGCTAGCGCCTCGCGGAAGGCGGTCGCCTGCTTAACGGACTAGCTGCATTTATTCAGAGGGCTACACCTTTCTCCTCAACAGGAACGCCCCAATGAGAGCCAGCGCCAATCCGCCGACACCCGCGTCGCATCCCCCGCCGGAGGCTCCGGGTCTCGGATCGGGATCCGGGAGGAGCGGACCAGGGTCAGGCATTGGTGTCGGCGTCGGTCCGGGTGTTGGTCCAGGCGTTGGTCCGGGTGTCGGTCCAGGCGTCGGTCCGGGCGTAGGAGGCACAACCCTCTCCGTCACCGTGTAGGCTTTTCTCGCAGAACGCCCGTCCTCCAGCGTCACCGTCACCGTCAGGATGGAGGAGCCAAACCCGGCCTTAGGCGTACCCTGCACCACCACGTCCGTGTCCCGGGACACCGTGGAATCCCTAAAGGAGGCCTTCAAGCCCTTCCAGATCCCCTGAGACGAGGGAACGACATCGACGGAGGCGACATCCGACGAAACCAGGTTCCGCACCGTCAAAAGCCCGTTGTAGGGCGCACCGCCTGCAATCTCGGTCGAGGGATCGATCGTCTCGGGCAGGACAAGCGTCAGCTTTTTCATCAGCGTATAGTCCTCGGAGAGCACTGCCCCTCCGCCAAGCGTGACGCTCACGGTCACCACGGTTGTCGGGACATCCCCGGAGATCGTCCCCGTCACCACCACCACATCACCGCTGACGACAGCTGCAGGCCCTGTCGACCAGTCGCCGGGCGTTTTCGCAGCCGCGGCCGTATTCGCGCCCACCATCCCCCCGGACGCAACGCCCTTCACGCGCACCGTCCCCTGATAAGGCAGGCCTGGAGCAAACGTATGGGGCTCGATCTCCGCCTCCAGCGCGGGCGCTATCACTCTTGTGAAGGCCTTGGTGCAGGCATTACTGGGCGAGAGGCTCCCCCCAATATGCAGATTGGCCCCATCCTCCCAGTTCACCCCGTCCCCGGAGAAATAGCTCTCCCCCGGGTTGCAGGCGGCCTTGTCCGCGTAGCTCTCGATCTTTCTCTCCACCGCCAGGGGAAATTGGTAGCCGGGGGTCTCCATGCGAAGCACCACAGAGAAACGTTCCCCTGTCTCCAACGGCACAGGTGCCGTCAGATCCACCGTG
This portion of the uncultured Fretibacterium sp. genome encodes:
- a CDS encoding protein-glutamate O-methyltransferase CheR → MEEQNQYTSPEYEGFKQKLRRIIGLDLNSYKNQIHRRVHMLMDRWNVKTYDDYFNTIKNDDKKLREFLDHLTINVSEFFRNDSQWWKLRDKLIPELIKKRGHKRLKLWSAGCATGEEPYSLAILSAVCGLDASTPVLAADIDQGAIAIAQKGVYLKRQLLNVPPEYLSKYFTTRDGGETYEVNAEIKRRVSFKRFNMIDDAFGGGFDVILCRNVVIYFTAETKALLYVKFFNALAPGGYFLVGSTEQIFDYKKMGFEMAGPFLYTRK
- a CDS encoding lectin like domain-containing protein; its protein translation is GYFWISYEDKTLEDGAVYQVAAADPSMRQYGYDDLGWLSSFHPGGTASQGWMGNVFTAKGDETLRSVSFYTTAANARYRLRVYRLGTAFGTPVSGTPVYEGAGEFPFAGYHTVDLTAPVPLETGERFSVVLRMETPGYQFPLAVERKIESYADKAACNPGESYFSGDGVNWEDGANLHIGGSLSPSNACTKAFTRVIAPALEAEIEPHTFAPGLPYQGTVRVKGVASGGMVGANTAAAAKTPGDWSTGPAAVVSGDVVVVTGTISGDVPTTVVTVSVTLGGGAVLSEDYTLMKKLTLVLPETIDPSTEIAGGAPYNGLLTVRNLVSSDVASVDVVPSSQGIWKGLKASFRDSTVSRDTDVVVQGTPKAGFGSSILTVTVTLEDGRSARKAYTVTERVVPPTPGPTPGPTPGPTPGPTPGPTPTPMPDPGPLLPDPDPRPGASGGGCDAGVGGLALALIGAFLLRRKV